A single Alkalihalobacillus sp. TS-13 DNA region contains:
- the sigW gene encoding RNA polymerase sigma factor SigW, whose translation MDITVKRLVRSVKKGDQKAFEELVEIYKDKVYHIVYRMLGNVHESEDIAQEAFVRAYIHIEKYNEAHKFSTWLYRIATNLTIDRIRKKKPDYYLDAELAGGEGLTLYSQIAVAEQLPEEKVETFELQDRIQKEIMHLPPKYRSAIALKYLEELSLKEISDILQIPVSTVKTRIHRGREALRKRLKDLDC comes from the coding sequence ATGGATATAACGGTGAAGCGTTTGGTCCGATCGGTGAAAAAAGGGGATCAAAAAGCGTTTGAAGAACTTGTGGAAATTTATAAGGATAAAGTATACCATATCGTCTACAGGATGTTGGGGAACGTACATGAATCAGAGGATATCGCCCAGGAAGCGTTTGTACGTGCTTATATACATATTGAGAAATATAATGAAGCCCATAAATTTTCTACTTGGTTGTATCGGATTGCAACCAATTTGACGATCGATCGTATACGTAAGAAGAAGCCGGATTATTACCTAGATGCAGAACTAGCCGGGGGAGAAGGATTGACACTATATTCTCAAATAGCAGTCGCAGAACAATTACCTGAAGAAAAAGTTGAAACCTTTGAGCTCCAAGACCGTATACAGAAGGAGATCATGCATTTGCCTCCGAAATACCGTTCAGCAATCGCGCTGAAATATTTGGAGGAACTATCGCTGAAAGAAATCAGTGATATTTTGCAGATACCAGTCTCAACGGTGAAAACTCGTATCCATCGTGGTCGGGAAGCTCTTCGGAAACGGTTGAAAGATCTGGATTGTTAG
- a CDS encoding aspartyl-phosphate phosphatase Spo0E family protein, which translates to MSAEERFLLNEIENSRKKMLTLAKEKPLFSSEVVEISQYLDHLLNLYDTIKSEIIKVS; encoded by the coding sequence ATGTCGGCTGAAGAGCGCTTTCTATTAAATGAAATCGAAAATTCCAGAAAGAAAATGTTGACTCTGGCAAAGGAAAAACCTTTGTTTTCTTCAGAGGTTGTTGAAATCAGCCAATATCTCGATCATTTACTTAACCTATACGATACAATTAAGAGTGAAATTATAAAGGTTTCTTGA